Genomic segment of Chloroflexota bacterium:
CGCCATCGGAGGTTGAGGATGACGAACGCGTTCTCGACCACCGTTCCCGCGTCCTCGCGGCAGGCCACGAAGAAATCGAGCGTCTCGTCGCCTGCGGGGGCGATCGTCGCCGGCGGGTCGAGGTCGCGGCGCGGGCTTCGGAAGCGGCCGTGCGGCAGCCACGCCGCCAGGACCGACACCGGTTCGACGTCGTCGTTGCGGACGCGCCACGTCATTCGCCACACACCGGCGTCCGGCGTGGGCTGACACGCCTCGGCGGTCACGGCAAGCGACGGGCCCGCGGCCGAGGCGAAGCCCGTCACGCGCGGCCCACGACGAAGAGCTTCGCTGGCTCGCCGTTCGGGTCCAGATCTCGCCGCCAATCGAGAAACGCGACGTCGCGAAAGCCGGCCGCCGACAGCGCGTCGCGAACCTCCAATTCCGAGTGGCACCGCTCGTCGATCACGATGTCCTTGCGCTCCCACCCCTTCCCGCGCATGAAGACGGTCGCGCGAAACCGAGCGATCCGGCTCGCCCGGTCGTATTCCACCTCCACGATGCAAGCCTGGTCCTCGTCCGCGATGCCGAAGGAGCCGGTCCAGTGGCGGAGGTACTTCTCCTCGGTGTTCAGGTCGAACACGAAGGGTCCACCGGGCGCCAGACTTCGGCGCACGCAGGAGAAGGCCGAGGCCAGGCCGTCGAGATCGATGATGTGGTTCATGCTGTCGGACGTCGAAACCACGGCGTCTGCCGGGGTTTCCAGGGTGAAGTCGCGCGCATCCGCGTGGATGAACGCGGCGCTTGGCGCGATTTGGCGCGCGTATGCCAGCATGGCGCTCGATCCATCGAGCCCGGTGACGCGAAACCCGCGTTCGACGAGATGCCGTGCAAGCTGACCGGTGCCGCAGCACAGGTCCAGGACGTGGGCGCCAGGCGGCAAGTCCTTCAAGGCGAGCGCGTCGAGCACCTGAGGCGCGAAGAAGCTAAAGCGGCGCCAGTGCCGATGGTAAACGGGCGCGAACGCGTCGTACCCGTCGCAGGCGCTGAACACCAACTACCGGGCTTCGGCCAGGTCGGACGTGACGATGCCGAGGCGAAACGCGTGGATCTCCTCGACGAGCTGGATGAGCTGCGCCGCGTCCACGGGCTTCGTCATGTACGCGGCAGCGCCGAGCCGGAGGGATCGCAGGACGTCGTGCTCGTCGCGCGAGGCGGTCAGCACGACGACGGGAACGCTCGCGAGCAACGGGTCCTGGCCGATCTTCGCCAGCACCTCCTGGCCGCTCACCTTGGGCAGGTTCAGGTCAAGGAGAATGAGATCGGGGCGCGTGGCGTCGCTGTAGGCGCCTTTCCTTTCGAGGTAGGCGAGCGCTTGCTCGCCGTCGCTGACGACGGTCAAATTGTTGGCCAGCTTCCCTTCGCGGAAGGCTTCCATGGTGAGGCGCACATCGCCGGAGTTGTCCTCAACGAGCAGGATTTCGATGAGACGGACGTTGCCGGCACCGAGCAAGATGTTGCCTCCGTTCAGGTCAGGCGACGAGACGTGCCGCGGCGGTCGGATAGACGGTAGGCTCTTCTAGAAGACTCATCAGCTACCCCACGCATCCTGCAGCGCTGCATTGTATGACGGTAACACTTCGAACACCATGGACGGCAGCGCCCTCTGTTCCTTACGCTTCGATCAGCATAAGAGAGATCGCCAGCGTTCGGCACGTCGCCCGCTGCAAGGGCCCCCGGATTCCGCTCCGAAATGCCGCACAATGTCTTCGACCGGGCCCGTCGCGGCGCCTTTAGCCCAGCAGGGGACGAATCAG
This window contains:
- a CDS encoding class I SAM-dependent methyltransferase, which gives rise to MFSACDGYDAFAPVYHRHWRRFSFFAPQVLDALALKDLPPGAHVLDLCCGTGQLARHLVERGFRVTGLDGSSAMLAYARQIAPSAAFIHADARDFTLETPADAVVSTSDSMNHIIDLDGLASAFSCVRRSLAPGGPFVFDLNTEEKYLRHWTGSFGIADEDQACIVEVEYDRASRIARFRATVFMRGKGWERKDIVIDERCHSELEVRDALSAAGFRDVAFLDWRRDLDPNGEPAKLFVVGRA
- a CDS encoding response regulator, yielding MLGAGNVRLIEILLVEDNSGDVRLTMEAFREGKLANNLTVVSDGEQALAYLERKGAYSDATRPDLILLDLNLPKVSGQEVLAKIGQDPLLASVPVVVLTASRDEHDVLRSLRLGAAAYMTKPVDAAQLIQLVEEIHAFRLGIVTSDLAEAR